Proteins encoded within one genomic window of Lysinibacillus louembei:
- a CDS encoding TRAP transporter small permease, whose protein sequence is MWAKIEKRIYKIQEAFIAIALLIIMLAVILQIVGRLAGWHSLGMPEYAAIGMTVITFIGASAITYTRDYIAIELNQMIKSRKVQLIFHLIVDVIIIVFAVLFINISWTFLQFVVASGEKTLEVEIPLSIPYGLIVLGILLMLIHSVSNVIKDIVQLRALNKGREA, encoded by the coding sequence ATGTGGGCTAAAATTGAAAAACGCATTTATAAAATTCAAGAAGCATTCATTGCAATTGCCCTTCTTATTATCATGCTAGCTGTTATTTTGCAGATTGTGGGAAGGCTTGCAGGTTGGCATTCATTAGGGATGCCTGAGTATGCGGCAATCGGTATGACAGTGATTACATTTATTGGGGCAAGTGCGATTACTTATACGAGAGACTATATTGCAATTGAGTTAAATCAGATGATTAAAAGTCGAAAAGTACAATTAATCTTCCATTTAATTGTTGATGTAATTATTATTGTTTTCGCAGTTTTATTCATTAATATTTCATGGACATTCTTGCAATTTGTAGTAGCGAGTGGAGAAAAGACGTTAGAGGTAGAAATACCGTTATCTATTCCATATGGATTGATTGTTCTAGGTATATTGTTGATGCTAATTCACAGTGTGAGCAATGTTATTAAAGATATTGTGCAGCTGAGAGCGTTGAATAAAGGGAGGGAAGCTTAA
- a CDS encoding TRAP transporter large permease: MALIVLVLLFLLMIGVPIGLTFALSALVGGEIFNIPSASFASLSNQAVSSFALLAIPLFILAGQIMSQGSIISQLIDLSEKLLKKVYGSLGYVTVLASAFLGAITGSSVATVSAIGSSIGQKMVERGYDKGYTASLIAAAGLLGVFIPPSIPLILYGATVGVSIADLFIASIVPGVCFVIAYLILHKILLKQVYNPNNSIVSSDAAKMENTESLGKTFVKSIPALFMPFIVLGGIYSGIFTPTEAAAVACLYGLVLAIVTKKLAIKKIFQPFKLAAISSAAILGIIAFSNLFNYMITLEQIPQMITEVAINITDNKYVFIFIMIIILFVVGMFMETNAAVLLMAVLLAPAAITFDINPIHFGIILVTTIEIGLLTPPLAANVFVSAKVNNCSVMEMIPNTWKFLLISVVVLFIVAYVPFLTTWFL; the protein is encoded by the coding sequence ATGGCGTTAATTGTACTAGTATTGTTATTTTTACTGATGATAGGTGTGCCGATTGGGCTGACTTTTGCCTTGAGTGCGCTTGTAGGTGGAGAAATATTTAACATACCATCTGCCTCCTTTGCATCGTTATCAAATCAAGCAGTTTCTTCCTTTGCTTTATTAGCGATACCACTATTTATTTTAGCTGGTCAAATTATGTCACAGGGTAGCATCATTTCACAATTAATCGACTTATCGGAAAAGCTGTTGAAAAAGGTATATGGAAGCTTAGGCTATGTAACTGTTTTAGCAAGTGCCTTTTTAGGAGCAATTACTGGCTCTTCCGTTGCGACTGTCTCGGCAATTGGTAGCTCTATTGGGCAAAAGATGGTGGAAAGAGGCTATGACAAAGGTTATACAGCTTCGCTTATTGCAGCTGCTGGTCTATTAGGTGTTTTTATTCCGCCTTCAATACCATTAATTTTATACGGCGCTACAGTAGGGGTGTCAATTGCTGATTTATTTATCGCTTCAATTGTACCAGGGGTTTGCTTTGTTATCGCATATTTAATACTTCATAAAATCTTATTGAAACAAGTATATAACCCGAACAATAGTATTGTATCCTCGGATGCTGCAAAAATGGAAAATACAGAATCTTTAGGAAAAACATTCGTGAAATCAATTCCTGCATTATTTATGCCGTTTATCGTATTAGGCGGTATTTACAGCGGTATTTTTACACCAACAGAGGCAGCGGCAGTGGCCTGCTTATACGGATTAGTTTTAGCGATTGTGACGAAAAAGCTAGCAATCAAAAAAATCTTCCAGCCGTTTAAATTAGCAGCAATTTCTTCAGCGGCCATTTTGGGTATTATCGCTTTTAGTAATTTGTTCAATTATATGATTACGTTAGAGCAAATCCCACAAATGATTACAGAGGTTGCAATTAATATTACAGACAATAAATATGTGTTTATATTCATTATGATTATTATTTTATTTGTTGTAGGTATGTTTATGGAAACGAATGCAGCTGTCTTATTAATGGCTGTGCTACTAGCGCCGGCAGCCATCACATTTGATATTAATCCAATTCACTTTGGCATTATTTTAGTTACGACAATTGAAATTGGCTTGTTAACACCACCATTAGCAGCAAACGTCTTTGTTTCAGCAAAAGTAAATAACTGCTCTGTCATGGAAATGATTCCAAACACATGGAAATTTTTATTGATTTCAGTAGTCGTTTTATTCATCGTGGCATATGTGCCATTTTTAACAACATGGTTCTTATAA